One region of Primulina tabacum isolate GXHZ01 chromosome 1, ASM2559414v2, whole genome shotgun sequence genomic DNA includes:
- the LOC142543129 gene encoding transcription factor BC1-like isoform X1: protein MADHFLQSHRRLFSLSDIDPSVEFLHHFSGLNPSHQESFALNIQSLIGYPNHNYLPRLADCTGKLETFPGLYMKDDSPVVVNTATANQTISNENDRREKKRKATVANSSPQVSANGKLAKNNSRKGKKMKSTENEGENEKPREVLRVRAKRGLATDSHSLAERVRREKINERLRCLQDIVPGCYKTMGMAVMLDEIINYVQSLQNQVESLSMKLTAASTANDFHSDIDIMQAMQGLPLYILQKAKAPFEALKIQDVASQGLPPAHFAPSHPNFEVYPQLPHKNS, encoded by the exons ATGGCAGATCACTTCTTGCAAAGCCATAGACGACTATTCTCTTTATCCGACATTGATCCAAGCGTTGAATTCTTGCACCATTTTTCAGGGCTAAATCCAA GCCATCAAGAATCCTTTGCCTTGAACATTCAGAGCTTGATTGGTTATcccaatcataattatttacCACGTCTAGCAGATTGCACCGGGAAATTGGAAACTTTCCCAGGATTATATATGAAAGATGATAGCCCTGTGGTGGTGAACACAGCTACTGCTAATCAAACTATCTCGAACGAGAACGATCgtagagaaaagaaaaggaaagcaACAGTCGCAAATTCATCCCCTCAAGTGTCTGCAAATGGAAAATTAGCGAAAAAT AATTCAAGAAAAGGGAAGAAAATGAAAAGCACTGAAAATGAAGGGGAAAATGAAAAGCCAAGGGAAGTGTTACGCGTTAGAGCCAAAAGGGGCCTAGCTACTGATAGCCACAGTTTAGCAGAAAGG GTCAGAAGAGAAAAAATCAACGAGAGATTAAGATGTCTGCAAGACATTGTTCCAGGATGTTATAAG ACAATGGGAATGGCAGTGATGTTGGATGAGATTATCAACTATGTTCAGTCTCTACAGAATCAGGTAGAG TCCCTGTCGATGAAGCTCACGGCAGCAAGCACAGCAAATGACTTCCATTCAGACATAGATATCATGCAGGCCATGCAAGGACTTCCACTGTATATTTTGCAGAAAGCAaaggcaccatttgaagcactaaAGATTCAAGATGTAGCAAGCCAGGGACTTCCCCCTGCGCACTTTGCTCCCTCACATCCCAATTTTGAGGTTTACCCACAATTGCCGCATAAAAACAGTTGA
- the LOC142543129 gene encoding transcription factor BC1-like isoform X2 — protein MADHFLQSHRRLFSLSDIDPSVEFLHHFSGLNPSHQESFALNIQSLIGYPNHNYLPRLADCTGKLETFPGLYMKDDSPVVVNTATANQTISNENDRREKKRKATVANSSPQVSANGKLAKNNSRKGKKMKSTENEGENEKPREVLRVRAKRGLATDSHSLAERVRREKINERLRCLQDIVPGCYKTMGMAVMLDEIINYVQSLQNQSLSMKLTAASTANDFHSDIDIMQAMQGLPLYILQKAKAPFEALKIQDVASQGLPPAHFAPSHPNFEVYPQLPHKNS, from the exons ATGGCAGATCACTTCTTGCAAAGCCATAGACGACTATTCTCTTTATCCGACATTGATCCAAGCGTTGAATTCTTGCACCATTTTTCAGGGCTAAATCCAA GCCATCAAGAATCCTTTGCCTTGAACATTCAGAGCTTGATTGGTTATcccaatcataattatttacCACGTCTAGCAGATTGCACCGGGAAATTGGAAACTTTCCCAGGATTATATATGAAAGATGATAGCCCTGTGGTGGTGAACACAGCTACTGCTAATCAAACTATCTCGAACGAGAACGATCgtagagaaaagaaaaggaaagcaACAGTCGCAAATTCATCCCCTCAAGTGTCTGCAAATGGAAAATTAGCGAAAAAT AATTCAAGAAAAGGGAAGAAAATGAAAAGCACTGAAAATGAAGGGGAAAATGAAAAGCCAAGGGAAGTGTTACGCGTTAGAGCCAAAAGGGGCCTAGCTACTGATAGCCACAGTTTAGCAGAAAGG GTCAGAAGAGAAAAAATCAACGAGAGATTAAGATGTCTGCAAGACATTGTTCCAGGATGTTATAAG ACAATGGGAATGGCAGTGATGTTGGATGAGATTATCAACTATGTTCAGTCTCTACAGAATCAG TCCCTGTCGATGAAGCTCACGGCAGCAAGCACAGCAAATGACTTCCATTCAGACATAGATATCATGCAGGCCATGCAAGGACTTCCACTGTATATTTTGCAGAAAGCAaaggcaccatttgaagcactaaAGATTCAAGATGTAGCAAGCCAGGGACTTCCCCCTGCGCACTTTGCTCCCTCACATCCCAATTTTGAGGTTTACCCACAATTGCCGCATAAAAACAGTTGA